In Lysobacter lycopersici, a genomic segment contains:
- the murB gene encoding UDP-N-acetylmuramate dehydrogenase, giving the protein MTPAWSELRDASLRGRNTFGVDATAPLLVEVHDAAALPEVLSRYAGSAPMVLGGGSNLLFAGNPPGAVISLATRGIGVADDGGEHAIVRADAGVVWHDLVMWSLAQGLCGLENLALIPGTVGAAPIQNIGAYGVEVRERIHAVEAFDRSNGAMVRLDASACDFAYRDSLFKRDPEHYIVTAVEFALPRSPSLRLDYAGIGEELAAMGIADPTPSQVADAVIRIRRRKLPDPAALGNAGSFFKNPIVPVAQAEVLHAEHPSLPVFRGSSEDTRKLSAAWLIDQCGWKGYRSGESADGDAGVAPSHALVLVNHGNATGAQLLDLARRIADSVHERFGVAIEPEPRIVGANW; this is encoded by the coding sequence ATGACCCCGGCCTGGAGCGAGCTCCGCGACGCATCGCTGCGTGGGCGCAATACCTTCGGCGTGGACGCGACCGCGCCATTGCTGGTGGAAGTGCACGATGCCGCGGCCCTGCCCGAAGTCCTGTCGCGATACGCCGGTTCCGCGCCGATGGTGCTCGGCGGCGGCAGCAATCTGCTGTTCGCGGGAAATCCGCCGGGTGCGGTGATTTCGCTCGCGACGCGCGGCATCGGGGTCGCCGATGATGGCGGCGAACACGCCATCGTCCGCGCCGATGCCGGCGTGGTGTGGCACGACTTGGTGATGTGGTCGCTGGCGCAAGGCCTGTGCGGACTGGAAAACCTCGCCCTGATCCCCGGCACGGTCGGCGCCGCGCCGATCCAGAACATCGGCGCCTACGGCGTGGAGGTGCGCGAACGCATCCATGCGGTCGAAGCCTTCGACCGCAGCAACGGCGCCATGGTCCGCCTCGACGCAAGCGCCTGCGATTTCGCCTATCGCGATTCGCTGTTCAAGCGCGATCCGGAACATTACATCGTGACCGCGGTGGAATTCGCACTGCCGCGCTCGCCGTCGCTGCGCCTGGACTACGCCGGCATCGGCGAGGAACTCGCGGCGATGGGCATCGCCGACCCGACGCCGTCGCAGGTCGCCGACGCGGTGATCCGCATCCGTCGCCGCAAGCTGCCGGACCCCGCGGCGCTCGGCAACGCCGGCAGCTTCTTCAAGAACCCCATCGTTCCGGTCGCGCAGGCCGAAGTGCTGCATGCGGAACATCCGTCGCTTCCGGTGTTTCGCGGAAGCAGCGAAGACACCCGCAAGCTTTCCGCTGCGTGGCTGATCGACCAGTGCGGCTGGAAAGGCTACAGGTCTGGTGAAAGCGCCGACGGCGATGCCGGCGTCGCGCCTTCGCACGCGCTGGTGCTGGTGAATCACGGGAACGCGACCGGCGCGCAACTGCTCGACCTCGCGCGGCGCATTGCCGATTCTGTGCACGAACGCTTCGGCGTGGCGATCGAACCGGAGCCGCGCATCGTCGGCGCGAACTGGTGA
- a CDS encoding quinone-dependent dihydroorotate dehydrogenase: MYSLARPFLFALDAERAHALGLSALETAYRSGMNPLLARKPQPFPTRVFGLQFPNPVGLAAGLDKNGAHVDALLALGFGFVEVGTVTPRPQAGNPKPRMFRLPTHRAIINRLGFNNDGVDALVANVSRARRKGGLLGINIGKNKDTPNESAVRDYLHCLERVYPLADYVTVNISSPNTAGLRELQEEQALKQLLGTLREAQEKLGARHGKRVPMLVKIAPDLSDDDIDAAGRVLTDLRVDGVIATNTTTSRIAVEHDPLAREPGGLSGEPLMNKATAVLRMLRTRLPDSIPLVGVGGVMGGADAAQKAAAGATLVQLYTGLVYRGPKLIDECVDAIRRRKEWPSSGHVPVP; the protein is encoded by the coding sequence ATGTACTCCCTCGCCCGCCCCTTCCTGTTCGCCCTCGACGCCGAGCGCGCGCACGCGCTCGGCCTGTCGGCGCTGGAGACGGCATACCGCAGCGGCATGAACCCGCTGCTGGCGCGCAAGCCGCAGCCATTCCCGACCCGCGTGTTCGGCTTGCAGTTCCCGAACCCGGTCGGGCTCGCCGCGGGCCTGGACAAGAACGGCGCGCACGTCGATGCCCTGCTCGCGCTCGGCTTCGGCTTCGTCGAGGTCGGCACGGTCACGCCGCGGCCGCAGGCGGGCAACCCGAAGCCGCGCATGTTCCGCCTGCCCACGCACCGCGCGATCATCAACCGGCTCGGCTTCAACAACGACGGCGTGGATGCGCTGGTCGCGAACGTCTCGCGCGCGCGGCGCAAGGGCGGCCTGCTCGGGATCAACATCGGCAAGAACAAGGACACGCCGAACGAATCGGCGGTGCGCGACTACCTGCATTGCCTCGAGCGCGTGTATCCGCTGGCCGATTACGTCACGGTCAACATTTCCTCGCCCAATACCGCCGGCCTGCGCGAATTGCAGGAGGAGCAGGCGCTCAAGCAGCTGCTCGGCACGCTGCGCGAGGCGCAGGAAAAACTCGGCGCACGGCACGGCAAGCGCGTGCCGATGCTGGTCAAGATCGCGCCCGACCTGAGCGACGACGACATCGACGCCGCCGGGCGCGTGCTCACCGACCTGCGGGTGGACGGCGTGATCGCCACCAACACCACCACGTCGCGCATCGCGGTCGAACACGACCCGCTCGCGCGCGAACCCGGCGGGCTGTCCGGCGAACCGCTGATGAACAAGGCCACCGCGGTGCTGCGCATGTTGCGCACGCGCCTGCCCGACTCGATCCCGCTGGTCGGCGTGGGCGGGGTCATGGGCGGCGCCGATGCGGCGCAGAAAGCCGCCGCCGGCGCGACCCTGGTCCAGCTCTACACCGGACTGGTCTACCGCGGGCCGAAGCTCATCGACGAATGCGTCGACGCGATCCGCCGGCGCAAGGAATGGCCGAGCAGCGGGCATGTGCCGGTGCCATGA
- the amaB gene encoding L-piperidine-6-carboxylate dehydrogenase, whose translation MTHPVLAALGLGDNESGTYLGNGEWSKTSDAGVLEPVNPTTGETLGRVQASSKADYDVIVERAQAAFKVWRTTPAPRRGEAIRLCADALRAHKDALGSLVALEMGKSKPEGDGEVQEMIDIGEFAVGLSRQLYGLTMHSERPGHRMYEQWHPIGIVGVISAFNFPVAVWAWNAFVAAVCGDITIWKPSPKTPLSAIASMKICNEALKKGGFPDIFFLFNDAGSELASEFVDDRRVPLISFTGSTKVGRMVGERVAQRMGRSLLELGGNNAIIVDETADLKLAIPAIAFGAVGTAGQRCTTTRRLIVHESVYDDVLAKLIAAYKQVEGKIGDPTDPKNLMGPLNSKDGVDAYLDAIAKAKAAGGKVETGGSAIDRPGNFVLPAIVTGLKNTDEIVQHETFAPILYVMKYKDLADAIDMQNAVPQGLSSSIFTTNLKRAEAFLSAAGSDCGIANVNIGTSGAEIGGAFGGEKDTGGGRESGSDAWKAYMRRQTNTINYSDALPLAQGIKFEL comes from the coding sequence ATGACCCACCCCGTCCTCGCCGCGCTCGGCCTCGGCGACAACGAATCCGGTACCTACCTCGGCAACGGCGAGTGGTCGAAGACCAGCGACGCCGGCGTGCTCGAGCCGGTCAACCCGACCACCGGCGAAACCCTCGGCCGCGTGCAGGCTTCGTCCAAGGCCGACTACGACGTGATCGTCGAGCGTGCCCAGGCCGCGTTCAAGGTGTGGCGCACCACCCCGGCCCCGCGCCGCGGCGAGGCGATCCGCCTGTGCGCCGACGCGCTGCGCGCGCACAAGGACGCGCTGGGTTCGCTGGTCGCGCTGGAGATGGGCAAGTCCAAGCCCGAGGGCGACGGCGAAGTGCAGGAGATGATCGACATCGGCGAATTCGCCGTCGGCCTGTCGCGCCAGTTGTACGGCCTGACCATGCATTCCGAACGCCCCGGCCATCGCATGTACGAGCAATGGCATCCGATCGGCATCGTCGGCGTGATCTCCGCGTTCAACTTCCCGGTCGCCGTGTGGGCGTGGAACGCGTTCGTCGCGGCGGTGTGCGGCGACATCACCATCTGGAAGCCCTCGCCCAAGACCCCGCTTTCGGCCATCGCCTCGATGAAGATCTGCAACGAGGCGCTGAAGAAGGGCGGCTTCCCCGACATTTTCTTCCTGTTCAACGACGCCGGCAGCGAACTCGCTTCCGAATTCGTCGACGACAGGCGCGTGCCGCTGATCTCGTTCACCGGTTCGACCAAGGTCGGGCGCATGGTCGGCGAGCGCGTGGCGCAGCGCATGGGCCGCTCGCTGCTGGAACTGGGCGGCAACAACGCGATCATCGTCGACGAAACCGCGGACCTGAAGCTGGCGATTCCCGCCATCGCGTTCGGCGCGGTCGGCACCGCCGGCCAGCGCTGCACGACGACGCGTCGCCTGATCGTGCACGAATCGGTGTACGACGACGTGCTGGCAAAATTGATCGCGGCGTACAAGCAGGTCGAAGGCAAGATCGGCGACCCGACCGACCCGAAGAACCTGATGGGCCCGCTCAACAGCAAGGACGGCGTGGATGCCTACCTCGATGCGATCGCGAAAGCGAAAGCCGCGGGCGGCAAGGTCGAAACCGGCGGTTCGGCGATCGACCGTCCCGGCAACTTCGTGCTGCCGGCGATCGTCACCGGGCTGAAGAACACCGACGAAATCGTCCAGCACGAGACCTTCGCGCCGATCCTGTACGTGATGAAGTACAAGGACCTCGCCGACGCCATCGACATGCAGAACGCAGTGCCGCAGGGCCTGTCGTCCTCGATCTTCACCACCAACCTCAAGCGCGCGGAAGCGTTCCTGTCCGCGGCCGGTTCCGACTGTGGCATCGCCAACGTCAACATCGGCACCAGCGGCGCGGAGATCGGCGGCGCCTTCGGCGGCGAGAAGGACACCGGCGGCGGCCGCGAATCCGGTTCGGATGCGTGGAAGGCCTACATGCGCCGGCAGACCAACACCATCAACTACTCCGACGCGCTGCCGCTGGCGCAGGGCATCAAGTTCGAGCTGTGA
- a CDS encoding alpha/beta hydrolase family protein: MRALQLPVATGDGHEASLVARIPDSPRSALLWLPALGVAAKHYIPFAEAMAERGIAVFLHEWRGNGSSNQRAGRDCDWAYRELFADIAASEAAMQAHASGMPRILGGHSLGGQLACCSLALAPQRARALWLVASGAPYWRSFPTPTRWWLPFAYRFLPWLADCRGALPGRRVGFGGNEARGVIRDWSRTALSGRYAAVGMDIDLERALSALRPDVRAVVLDDDWLAPPGSLHFLLGKMPCASSSATTLGAAELGLRADHFGWLKAPDAVVDVLLRAE; this comes from the coding sequence ATGCGCGCGCTGCAATTGCCGGTCGCGACCGGCGACGGCCACGAGGCATCGCTGGTCGCGCGCATTCCCGATTCGCCGCGCTCGGCGTTGCTGTGGCTGCCCGCGCTGGGCGTGGCGGCGAAGCACTACATCCCGTTCGCGGAAGCGATGGCCGAACGCGGCATCGCCGTGTTCCTGCACGAATGGCGCGGCAACGGTTCCAGCAACCAGCGCGCGGGACGCGATTGCGACTGGGCCTATCGCGAACTGTTCGCCGACATCGCCGCCAGCGAGGCCGCGATGCAGGCGCACGCGAGCGGCATGCCGCGGATCCTCGGCGGGCACAGCCTCGGCGGCCAACTCGCTTGCTGCAGCCTGGCGCTGGCGCCGCAACGCGCACGGGCGTTGTGGCTGGTCGCCAGCGGCGCGCCGTACTGGCGCAGCTTTCCCACGCCGACGCGCTGGTGGCTGCCTTTCGCCTACCGTTTCCTGCCGTGGCTGGCCGACTGTCGTGGCGCCCTGCCCGGCCGCCGCGTCGGCTTCGGCGGCAACGAGGCCCGCGGCGTGATCCGCGACTGGTCGCGCACCGCGCTGAGCGGACGCTATGCCGCGGTCGGGATGGACATCGATCTGGAGCGGGCCTTGTCGGCATTGCGCCCCGACGTACGCGCTGTGGTCCTCGACGATGATTGGCTCGCGCCGCCCGGCTCGTTGCACTTCCTGCTCGGCAAGATGCCGTGCGCATCCTCAAGCGCGACCACGCTTGGCGCCGCGGAACTCGGCTTGCGCGCGGACCACTTCGGCTGGCTCAAGGCACCCGACGCGGTGGTCGATGTGCTGTTGCGGGCGGAATGA
- a CDS encoding alpha/beta hydrolase — protein MTSLRSKLVFLLLAMFASSAGIAGNRQGPTPVPPQTPTSPGGGGMSQLPSSFCNPASGYQNPLPANMCFRLNVAYGSDPLQKLDVYMPAAGAHDAPVILMVHGGAWYQGDKLDNSVVRNKAVKWVPPGAIFISVNYPLVPKVTPLQQARSVALALAYAQKHATEWGGDPDKFVLMGFSAGGHLVSLLAAQPALLKSNSQKVRPWLGTIALDAAVYDVPATMNNPSHDPVFDQAFGTNVNLWNAASPLLQMHGRMAPFLAVCSTEESGSCTRAQAFVDKALGYGTDALVIDESLDHEHINANLGLASDYTTQVNSFLTGLVNGTLQ, from the coding sequence ATGACTTCCCTGCGATCGAAACTGGTATTCCTCCTGCTGGCGATGTTCGCCTCCTCGGCGGGCATCGCAGGGAACCGCCAGGGGCCGACCCCGGTTCCGCCGCAGACGCCGACCAGCCCCGGCGGCGGCGGCATGAGCCAGTTGCCGAGCAGCTTCTGCAACCCGGCGTCCGGCTACCAGAACCCGTTGCCGGCGAACATGTGCTTCCGGCTCAATGTCGCCTATGGCAGCGATCCGCTGCAGAAGCTCGACGTCTACATGCCCGCCGCTGGCGCGCACGACGCGCCGGTCATCCTGATGGTGCATGGCGGGGCCTGGTACCAGGGCGACAAGCTGGACAACTCGGTGGTCCGCAACAAGGCCGTCAAGTGGGTGCCGCCCGGCGCCATCTTCATCTCGGTCAATTACCCGCTGGTACCGAAAGTCACCCCGCTGCAGCAGGCGCGCAGCGTGGCGCTTGCCCTCGCCTACGCGCAGAAGCACGCCACCGAATGGGGCGGCGACCCGGACAAGTTCGTGCTGATGGGGTTCTCCGCCGGTGGGCACCTGGTTTCCTTGCTGGCCGCGCAGCCCGCGTTGCTGAAATCGAATTCGCAGAAGGTACGTCCCTGGCTCGGCACCATCGCGCTGGACGCCGCGGTCTATGACGTTCCGGCGACCATGAACAACCCCAGCCACGATCCGGTGTTCGACCAGGCGTTCGGCACCAACGTCAACCTGTGGAACGCGGCTTCGCCGTTGCTGCAGATGCATGGCCGCATGGCGCCGTTCCTGGCCGTGTGTTCGACCGAAGAGAGCGGTTCCTGCACCCGCGCCCAGGCGTTCGTGGACAAGGCGCTGGGCTACGGCACGGATGCGCTCGTGATCGACGAAAGCCTGGACCACGAGCACATCAACGCCAACCTCGGGCTGGCTTCCGACTACACCACGCAGGTGAACTCCTTCCTGACCGGCCTGGTCAACGGAACGCTGCAGTAA
- a CDS encoding alpha/beta hydrolase, protein MNSLISKFTFFLLAMLAWSACDAKAFTLPTGHYCNPASGFNNPLPADMCFQLNVAYGSDPLQKFDVYMPSKGASKAPVIVMVHGGAWYQGDKFDNSVVRNKADYWVRKGTILISINYRLVPNVDPLQQAGDVARALGYAQQHVAEWGGDPDKLVLMGFSAGGHLVSLLASDPSLATTASPGLRPWLGTIALDAAVYDVPLTMGNPNHDPIFDQAFGTDPALWNAASPIVQLDARPAPFLAVCSTVESGSCTRAQAFVDDALGYGADALVLQEALDHEHINANLGLASDYTTQVNAFIAGLLNGTLH, encoded by the coding sequence ATGAATTCCCTGATATCGAAGTTCACGTTCTTCCTGCTGGCGATGCTCGCCTGGTCGGCCTGCGATGCGAAGGCATTCACGTTGCCGACCGGCCATTACTGCAATCCGGCATCTGGTTTCAATAATCCGCTGCCGGCGGACATGTGCTTCCAGCTCAATGTCGCCTACGGCAGCGATCCGCTGCAGAAGTTCGACGTCTACATGCCTTCGAAGGGCGCGAGCAAGGCGCCGGTGATCGTGATGGTGCACGGCGGGGCCTGGTACCAGGGCGACAAGTTCGACAACTCGGTGGTTCGGAACAAGGCCGACTACTGGGTGCGCAAGGGCACGATCCTCATCTCGATCAACTACCGGCTGGTGCCGAACGTCGATCCGCTGCAACAGGCGGGCGACGTGGCGCGGGCGCTCGGTTACGCGCAGCAGCACGTCGCCGAATGGGGCGGCGACCCGGACAAGCTCGTCCTGATGGGCTTCTCCGCCGGCGGGCACCTGGTGTCGCTGCTGGCGTCGGATCCTTCGCTGGCGACGACGGCTTCGCCGGGCCTGCGGCCCTGGCTCGGCACGATCGCGCTGGACGCCGCGGTCTACGACGTTCCGCTGACGATGGGCAATCCCAACCACGATCCGATTTTCGACCAGGCCTTCGGCACCGACCCCGCGCTGTGGAACGCCGCGTCGCCGATCGTGCAGTTGGACGCGCGCCCGGCGCCGTTCTTGGCCGTGTGTTCGACCGTGGAGAGCGGTTCGTGCACGCGCGCGCAGGCGTTCGTGGACGATGCGCTGGGTTATGGCGCGGATGCCCTCGTGCTGCAGGAAGCCCTGGACCACGAGCACATCAACGCGAACCTCGGGCTGGCTTCCGACTACACCACGCAGGTGAATGCGTTCATCGCCGGCCTGCTCAACGGAACGCTGCACTGA
- the thiD gene encoding bifunctional hydroxymethylpyrimidine kinase/phosphomethylpyrimidine kinase, whose product MTRQSRPPSALTIAGSDSGGGAGIQADLKTFAAHGVHGLSAIAALTAQHTRGVTSVHVPPVEFLRAQIDACFDDFDIGAVKLGMLANADVIHAVADALEAYKPRFIVLDPVMVATSGAKLLEDDALDALRTRLLPLASILTPNIPEAELLVGSPIVDADSAMQAIRALLAMGAKALLLKGGHLDEGDMVVDRYADAEAEVALMHARLPLEAHGTGCTLASAIAANLCIGLSMQEAAREASDYVERALRLGYRPGRGEVVVLDHFRAAPPGRR is encoded by the coding sequence ATGACCCGCCAATCCCGCCCGCCCAGCGCGCTCACCATCGCCGGTTCCGATTCCGGCGGCGGTGCCGGCATCCAGGCCGACCTCAAGACCTTCGCCGCGCACGGCGTGCACGGGCTTTCCGCGATCGCGGCCTTGACCGCGCAGCACACCCGCGGCGTGACCTCGGTGCACGTGCCGCCGGTGGAATTCCTGCGCGCGCAGATCGATGCCTGCTTCGACGATTTCGACATCGGCGCGGTGAAGCTCGGGATGCTGGCGAACGCGGACGTCATCCACGCCGTCGCCGACGCGCTCGAAGCCTACAAGCCGCGCTTCATCGTGCTCGATCCGGTGATGGTCGCGACCAGCGGCGCGAAGCTGCTCGAAGACGACGCACTGGACGCCTTGCGTACGCGGCTGTTGCCGCTGGCTTCGATCCTCACCCCGAACATCCCCGAAGCGGAATTGCTGGTCGGCTCGCCCATCGTCGATGCCGATTCGGCCATGCAGGCGATTCGGGCCTTGCTTGCGATGGGCGCGAAGGCGCTGTTGCTCAAGGGCGGGCATCTCGACGAAGGCGACATGGTGGTCGATCGCTACGCCGACGCCGAAGCGGAGGTCGCCTTAATGCACGCGCGGTTGCCGCTGGAAGCGCACGGCACCGGCTGCACGCTGGCCTCCGCCATCGCTGCGAACCTGTGCATCGGGCTATCGATGCAGGAAGCGGCGCGCGAGGCGAGCGATTACGTCGAGCGCGCGCTACGCCTCGGCTACCGGCCCGGTCGCGGCGAGGTCGTGGTGCTGGATCATTTCCGCGCAGCGCCGCCGGGGCGACGCTGA
- a CDS encoding YoaK family protein, giving the protein MGVQLPRWVWVGTAALSSVAGIVNVVGFLGFQHQAITHLTGNTSLLAASLATGDWHGARHLIAAMAAFVAGAALGGLIVQDSTLRLGRRYGVALSIEALLLLLAVPLFDAGSVMGPVCAALACGLQNAMATTFSGAVVRTTHVSGMFTDLGIMLGHALRGMPLARRRLGLCMLVISFFFAGGILGALLFAHFGYAALYLPAALTGITGVGYVLYRQRQLHNGVSA; this is encoded by the coding sequence GTGGGCGTGCAACTCCCGCGTTGGGTCTGGGTCGGTACCGCCGCGCTGTCCAGCGTGGCGGGCATCGTCAACGTGGTCGGTTTCCTCGGGTTCCAGCACCAGGCCATCACCCACCTCACCGGCAATACCAGCCTGCTCGCTGCATCGCTGGCGACGGGGGACTGGCATGGCGCGCGCCACCTCATCGCCGCGATGGCCGCATTCGTTGCGGGCGCGGCGTTGGGCGGATTGATCGTGCAGGACAGTACCCTGCGCCTCGGCCGGCGCTATGGCGTTGCGCTGTCGATCGAAGCCTTGTTGCTGCTGCTCGCGGTGCCGCTGTTCGACGCCGGATCGGTCATGGGCCCGGTCTGCGCGGCGCTTGCCTGCGGCCTGCAGAACGCGATGGCCACGACCTTCAGCGGTGCGGTAGTGCGCACGACCCACGTCAGCGGCATGTTCACCGACCTCGGCATCATGCTCGGCCATGCCTTGCGCGGCATGCCGCTGGCACGGCGCCGGCTCGGGCTATGCATGTTGGTGATCTCGTTTTTCTTCGCCGGCGGCATCCTCGGCGCACTGCTGTTCGCGCACTTCGGTTATGCCGCGCTGTATTTGCCTGCGGCACTGACCGGCATCACCGGCGTCGGCTATGTGCTTTACCGACAGCGGCAATTGCACAACGGCGTTTCGGCATGA
- a CDS encoding PhoH family protein — protein MTRSKRIYVLDTNVLMHDPTALFKFEEHDVFLPMQVMEELDNGKKGTSEASRNARQVSRFLNELIEAHGSADVHNGIPLVRPQGLQLRGAESAGRLLFQTDNFDAGKRFGAVVPDNAILGAILALKESDPGAPVVFVSKDINLRIKASIAGIASEDYENDRALDDFSLLYTGATALPEDFWSRHGKDLKSWTDKGRTYYEISRTDGDDWYPNQFLYLPGDEQAEMKIAKVGDDKVTLQIVDDFRHNQHAVWGILARNREQNFALNALMDPEIDFVTLLGTAGTGKTLLALAAGLAQTMDAQRYREIIMTRATVSVGEDIGFLPGTEEEKMTPWMGALTDNLEVLTHNQEGGSWGRAATNDLLASRIKIRSLNFMRGRTFLSRYLILDEAQNLTPKQMKTLITRAGPGTKIVCLGNVEQIDTPYLTETTSGLTYAVDRFKGWAHSAHITLRRGERSRLADYASEVL, from the coding sequence ATGACGCGTAGCAAGCGCATCTACGTCCTCGACACCAACGTGCTGATGCACGATCCGACCGCGCTGTTCAAGTTCGAGGAACACGACGTGTTCCTGCCGATGCAGGTGATGGAGGAACTCGACAACGGCAAGAAAGGCACGTCCGAAGCCAGCCGCAACGCGCGCCAGGTCAGCCGCTTCCTCAACGAATTGATCGAGGCGCACGGCAGCGCCGACGTGCACAACGGCATCCCGCTGGTGCGCCCGCAGGGATTGCAGCTGCGCGGCGCGGAAAGCGCGGGCCGGCTGCTGTTCCAGACCGACAACTTCGATGCCGGAAAGCGTTTCGGCGCGGTCGTGCCGGACAACGCGATCCTCGGCGCGATCCTGGCGCTGAAGGAGTCCGATCCCGGCGCGCCGGTGGTGTTCGTGTCCAAGGACATCAACCTGCGGATCAAGGCCTCGATCGCCGGCATCGCCAGCGAGGACTACGAGAACGACCGCGCGCTGGACGACTTCAGCCTGCTCTACACCGGCGCCACCGCGCTGCCGGAGGATTTCTGGTCGCGCCACGGCAAGGACCTGAAGTCGTGGACCGACAAGGGCCGCACCTACTACGAAATCTCGCGCACCGACGGCGACGACTGGTATCCGAACCAGTTCCTGTACCTGCCCGGCGACGAACAGGCGGAAATGAAGATCGCGAAGGTCGGCGACGACAAGGTGACCTTGCAGATCGTCGACGATTTCCGCCACAACCAGCACGCGGTGTGGGGCATCCTCGCGCGCAATCGCGAACAGAACTTCGCGCTCAACGCGCTGATGGATCCGGAGATCGATTTCGTCACCCTGCTCGGTACCGCCGGCACCGGCAAGACCCTGCTCGCGCTGGCGGCGGGCCTGGCGCAGACCATGGACGCGCAGCGTTATCGCGAAATCATCATGACCCGAGCGACGGTGAGCGTCGGCGAGGACATCGGCTTCCTGCCCGGCACCGAAGAGGAAAAGATGACGCCGTGGATGGGCGCGCTGACCGACAACCTGGAAGTGCTGACCCACAACCAGGAAGGCGGAAGCTGGGGCCGCGCCGCGACCAACGACCTGCTCGCCTCGCGCATCAAGATTCGTTCGCTCAACTTCATGCGCGGGCGCACGTTCCTTTCTCGCTACCTGATCCTGGACGAGGCGCAGAACCTCACACCCAAGCAGATGAAGACGTTGATCACCCGCGCCGGCCCGGGAACGAAAATCGTCTGCCTCGGCAACGTCGAGCAGATCGACACGCCCTACCTCACCGAAACGACGTCCGGCCTCACCTACGCGGTGGACCGTTTCAAGGGCTGGGCGCACAGCGCGCACATCACCCTGCGTCGCGGCGAACGTTCGCGCTTGGCGGATTACGCTTCGGAAGTGCTGTAG
- a CDS encoding peroxiredoxin, translating to MIETGKAIPKSVSNMPLALSGCASAKLADFSGRWLVLYFYPKDSTPGCTTEGLDFNALLPKFRKLGADVLGVSRDSLKSHDNFCAKQGFKFPLVSDAEGKLCEAFGVIQPKKLYGREFIGIVRSTFLIDPKSRVAQSWSPVKVPGHAQAVLDALKAASSQ from the coding sequence ATGATCGAAACCGGCAAGGCGATCCCGAAATCGGTTTCAAACATGCCGCTGGCGCTATCCGGCTGCGCCAGCGCGAAACTCGCCGATTTCTCCGGCCGCTGGCTGGTGCTGTACTTCTACCCCAAGGATTCCACGCCCGGCTGCACCACCGAAGGGCTGGACTTCAACGCGCTGCTGCCGAAATTCCGCAAGCTCGGCGCCGACGTGCTCGGCGTGTCGCGGGATTCGCTGAAATCGCACGACAACTTCTGCGCGAAACAGGGTTTCAAATTCCCACTGGTCAGCGATGCCGAAGGCAAGTTGTGCGAGGCTTTCGGCGTGATCCAGCCGAAGAAGCTCTACGGCCGCGAATTCATCGGCATCGTGCGCAGCACGTTCCTCATCGACCCGAAAAGCCGAGTCGCGCAATCCTGGTCGCCGGTGAAGGTGCCCGGCCACGCGCAGGCCGTGCTCGACGCGCTCAAGGCCGCAAGCAGCCAGTGA
- a CDS encoding glycine cleavage system protein R yields the protein MLLAARKRGQVCWQELPARRRHAVQPPAADAALTDSVPDQASAPRPVPNENYLLINAYTTHPHSPLLAVTRRIADSECNLVDARLSTVGRDVSVTALAMGSWGAVAKLEAALTRLEREEDLKLVWYRTGPKPLQSNLLPYVVEVVAADKPGILFQLADFFDRAGITVESLHCSRYRAMQTGADMFSAQLTIGVPAETHIAALRDDFLEFCDHLNLDAIMDPMKF from the coding sequence ATGTTACTTGCGGCCCGGAAGCGCGGGCAAGTATGCTGGCAGGAGCTTCCGGCGCGTCGCCGACACGCCGTTCAGCCCCCAGCCGCGGACGCCGCCTTGACCGATTCCGTTCCAGACCAGGCCAGCGCCCCGCGCCCCGTGCCGAACGAAAACTACCTGCTGATCAACGCCTACACGACGCATCCGCACTCCCCCCTGCTGGCCGTGACCCGGCGTATTGCCGACAGCGAGTGCAACCTCGTCGATGCCCGCCTCAGCACCGTCGGCCGCGACGTCTCCGTGACCGCATTGGCCATGGGCTCCTGGGGCGCGGTCGCCAAGCTTGAAGCCGCCCTCACCCGGCTCGAGCGCGAGGAAGACCTCAAGCTGGTCTGGTACCGCACCGGCCCCAAGCCACTGCAATCCAACCTGCTGCCGTACGTGGTCGAAGTCGTGGCCGCCGACAAGCCCGGCATCCTGTTCCAGCTCGCGGATTTCTTCGACCGCGCCGGCATCACCGTCGAGAGCCTGCATTGCTCGCGTTACCGCGCGATGCAGACCGGTGCCGACATGTTCTCGGCGCAACTCACGATCGGAGTTCCGGCGGAAACGCACATCGCCGCGTTGCGCGACGATTTCCTCGAGTTCTGCGACCACCTGAATCTAGACGCGATCATGGATCCGATGAAATTCTGA